In one window of Fusobacteria bacterium ZRK30 DNA:
- a CDS encoding DMT family transporter: MSGKVTLVKKDGFVFSNYSMVLSALFFSGAFIAGKFSVEEFPVFSLTFYRFFIATILLFLILIYRKVELKLPKKEIFRILLLAIFGMTGYQLLFFKALKYTTAINTSLILTITPVMTTIMALFFLKEKISFKSFLGIIISIVGVFFIITNGSIEVIKSLNFNVGDLFMLGAVFFMSINFIILKKSLKTMEPLKLTAYISLFATFLLIPGLIYDNPASYLGSVTIKGWYSLVYMAVFASVFAYLLQQVSIKKIGAINTSLYMNLIPLYSIILSYLILGENISLEKIVAGIIVIAGVIYTVKNKTT, encoded by the coding sequence ATGTCGGGAAAAGTAACTTTAGTAAAAAAAGATGGATTTGTTTTTTCAAATTATTCAATGGTTTTATCTGCATTATTCTTTTCAGGGGCATTTATTGCAGGAAAGTTTTCTGTGGAAGAGTTCCCGGTATTTTCTTTAACTTTTTATAGGTTCTTTATCGCTACAATCTTATTATTTTTAATTTTGATTTATAGAAAAGTTGAATTAAAACTACCTAAAAAAGAAATCTTTCGTATTCTATTGTTAGCTATTTTTGGAATGACTGGTTACCAACTGCTGTTTTTTAAAGCTCTAAAATACACTACGGCTATAAATACTTCTTTAATATTGACTATAACACCTGTTATGACTACAATAATGGCTTTATTTTTTTTAAAAGAAAAAATTTCCTTCAAAAGTTTTTTAGGGATAATTATTTCTATAGTTGGAGTTTTTTTTATAATAACTAATGGATCCATAGAGGTAATTAAATCTTTAAATTTTAATGTAGGAGATTTATTTATGCTGGGTGCGGTATTTTTTATGTCTATCAATTTTATAATTTTAAAAAAATCTTTAAAAACTATGGAACCTTTAAAACTTACAGCATATATTTCATTGTTTGCAACATTTTTGTTGATTCCTGGATTGATTTATGATAATCCAGCTTCATATCTAGGAAGTGTTACAATAAAAGGATGGTATAGCCTGGTGTATATGGCTGTGTTTGCTTCTGTATTTGCATATTTATTACAACAAGTTTCGATAAAAAAAATAGGGGCTATAAATACTTCTCTTTACATGAATTTAATCCCGTTATACTCTATAATATTATCTTATTTAATTTTAGGAGAAAATATTTCTTTGGAAAAAATTGTGGCTGGGATTATAGTTATAGCAGGTGTTATTTATACTGTTAAAAATAAAACCACATAA
- a CDS encoding HAMP domain-containing histidine kinase, protein MKKKYISKDLKKSYFIIVAVILAVFIQITMFSWNHSKKNGKKEVQIIVDFLKKEISDPEELDLRGKVEDALGEVPGFKNLSIIIKNKNFNLKKGDTVFEDLPARDKVTIYGLYKYYIYNDVIYDDENNSVQVTVVKNLEDNIKFVVDIFLIFTVVFILLNLTVLFLYKYFYKHMISQIKNIEEEFNNLDIYGESFKLIESKENYYEENKNIINATNNMLIRLNDQKNQQMDFIHSASHEMKTPLTVMKGYTGMLERWAIDDGDKDIIKEYVGVISDTINESTQLIEKLLFLVQNDIELTLETLNFKKLVRDIYMKLLIKYPGSELVIEGDRDISTDKVLMKLLLLNLIENAIKYGDNKKVEITISDSFLSISNSGSHIEEENLNRIFDRFYREDKSRNNEIAGHGLGLSIVKVISEKLGFQVEIKNREESGVISKLYFNN, encoded by the coding sequence ATGAAAAAAAAATATATAAGCAAAGATTTAAAGAAGTCATATTTCATAATTGTAGCTGTGATCTTAGCTGTATTTATTCAAATAACCATGTTCAGCTGGAATCACAGCAAAAAAAATGGAAAAAAAGAAGTTCAGATTATAGTTGATTTTTTAAAAAAAGAGATATCTGATCCAGAGGAACTGGATTTGAGGGGAAAGGTTGAAGATGCATTGGGGGAGGTTCCAGGGTTTAAAAACCTTTCTATCATTATAAAAAATAAGAATTTTAATTTAAAAAAAGGAGATACAGTCTTTGAGGATCTCCCTGCAAGGGATAAGGTGACCATTTATGGACTTTATAAATATTATATCTATAACGATGTTATCTATGATGATGAGAACAACTCAGTTCAGGTGACTGTGGTTAAAAATTTAGAGGACAACATTAAATTTGTTGTGGATATATTTTTAATATTTACAGTGGTTTTTATCTTATTGAATCTGACAGTTTTATTTCTGTATAAATATTTTTATAAACATATGATTTCTCAGATTAAAAATATAGAAGAAGAATTTAATAACCTGGATATATACGGAGAAAGTTTTAAACTGATAGAAAGTAAGGAGAATTATTATGAGGAGAATAAAAATATAATCAATGCCACCAACAATATGCTCATAAGACTAAATGATCAAAAAAACCAGCAGATGGATTTTATTCATAGTGCATCTCATGAGATGAAAACTCCCCTTACAGTGATGAAGGGTTATACAGGGATGCTAGAACGGTGGGCCATAGATGATGGAGATAAAGATATTATAAAGGAGTATGTAGGAGTCATTTCTGATACCATCAATGAAAGTACACAACTCATTGAAAAACTTTTATTTTTGGTTCAAAATGATATAGAACTCACTCTGGAAACTTTGAATTTTAAAAAATTAGTAAGGGATATCTACATGAAATTATTGATAAAATACCCTGGAAGTGAACTGGTGATAGAGGGAGACAGAGATATATCCACAGATAAAGTTTTAATGAAGTTATTACTCCTTAATTTGATAGAAAATGCCATAAAATATGGGGATAATAAAAAAGTGGAGATTACGATCAGTGACAGTTTTTTGTCTATTTCAAATTCTGGAAGTCATATTGAGGAAGAAAATTTAAACAGGATCTTTGACAGGTTTTACAGGGAAGATAAATCCAGAAATAACGAGATTGCAGGTCATGGGCTGGGATTATCTATAGTAAAGGTGATCTCAGAAAAGCTTGGTTTCCAGGTGGAGATAAAAAACAGAGAGGAATCAGGAGTTATTTCAAAACTCTATTTTAACAATTGA
- a CDS encoding response regulator transcription factor yields the protein MKILIVEDDKRISKFLEIEFLREGYRVELAFDGKSALEKIQKNFFNVMLLDLMIPNISGEDLCKKIREESDIPIIVLTAKNSLISKIQLLDIGADDYITKPFEIEELFARIRVILRNKSHYLTDGFETYGEIGLKRDSKEITVRGKSVSLSKKEYNLIEYFFLNKEMVLSREKIVESVWGYDFEGNLSIVDACIKNMRKKLKLERPLILSIRGVGYIFKESKN from the coding sequence TTGAAAATATTAATAGTAGAAGATGATAAAAGAATAAGTAAGTTTTTAGAGATAGAATTTTTAAGGGAGGGATACAGGGTAGAACTAGCCTTTGACGGTAAAAGTGCTTTAGAAAAGATACAAAAGAACTTTTTTAATGTAATGCTTTTGGATCTTATGATTCCCAACATATCAGGGGAAGATCTCTGCAAAAAAATAAGGGAGGAGTCTGATATCCCCATAATTGTACTCACAGCAAAAAATAGTCTGATCTCAAAGATACAGCTACTCGATATAGGAGCTGATGACTATATCACTAAACCCTTTGAAATTGAAGAACTTTTTGCTAGGATAAGGGTAATCCTGAGAAATAAAAGTCACTACCTTACAGACGGGTTTGAAACATATGGGGAGATCGGATTAAAAAGAGATTCAAAGGAAATAACTGTCAGAGGGAAATCGGTATCTTTGAGTAAGAAGGAATATAACTTAATAGAATACTTCTTTCTGAATAAAGAGATGGTCCTGTCCAGGGAAAAAATTGTAGAATCTGTCTGGGGATATGACTTTGAAGGAAATCTGAGTATTGTGGATGCATGTATAAAGAATATGAGAAAAAAATTAAAACTAGAAAGGCCATTGATATTATCTATAAGGGGTGTTGGATATATCTTTAAAGAAAGTAAAAATTAG